One Methylocystis iwaonis genomic window, GACGGCGGTCGCCGCTGTGACGGTCATGCAACTGGTCAAGGCGCGCGACGGCGCGACCGACCAGTTGCTGACGGACGCTTTCGAGCCCGAGGACGAAGCGCTGCTCGAGGCCGTCTCGGCGAAGCTCGAGGGCGCGACGGCCCGCCAGAAGAACCCCCACCGCAAAGGCAGCCTCGCCTTCGCCGCCTGGGTCGTCGCCAGGCTCGGCGGCTGGACCGCCTATTACGGAAAGCCCGGCCCCAAAGTAATGCGCCAGGGCCTCGACGACTTTCGACGAATAAAGTTCGGAGCCGCGCTGACCTTCTACGATGTGTGAATCCGATAGCCCGCTTTGCGGGAGAGGGGACGCTCACGATCCGCCTTGCCGATGAAGGCTGCGATGTGCCCCCTCTCCCGCGTCAGCGGGGGAGGGTCGGGGAGGGGGCCGCGGCTTTCTCCAAATGCGCAGCGATCTTCCCCATCACCATCTCCCAGGCCTCGCGCTCGTCCTCTCCGGCCGTCTTGTCGATCGCGATCTTGAGATAAGCGATCTCGCTGTCGATCTTCTCGCGCGAGAGCCTATCGAGCCGCGTTGCGAGAATCGCCGCCTCCAACACAGCGGCGCGCGCGCGATTCATGCCGAGAAACGGACGGTGCGATTCCGTGTGCTGCACGCGGCAAAAGAAGCGTGGGCGCATAGCGTCCTCTTCCACGCGCTCCACTTCGAGCGCCGCATGCGCGAGCGCCGCCGACAGGCGCGGCGCCGGCCAGCCAGTCACATCCGTCAAAGGAAAGTTACGCACGCCCGTTACAAGGCTCGCGAAGATGCGCGCGTCATCGGTAAAACTGGCCGTGAGCTTCCCATTGCGTTCGAGATTGCTCAGCGTCGTCGAGGGGCGGAAGGGCGCGGCGATCCAATAGCCGCCTTCCTCGATCAACCCGAGCGGCGCCACATGCGGCTGGCCTTCTGCCGCCAGCGTAGTGACGACGCATTCATGAATCAGAGGCATTGCCTTTTTCCTCGCGGGCCTTGCGCATGGTGTGTCCCATTTCCTTGAAGCGGGCCGCGTCTTCTTCGTCCTTGTCGATGGCGGCGCCGAAATCGAGCGGTTCGTCCTGGCGGTAGCGCTTCCCGAGCTTGAAGGCGAGCTCCGCCTTCATCAGCTCTGCGCCGAGATAGAAGGCATGCGCGCCGTCTTGCGCCACGTTCAAATGCGGAAATAGCGACATGGCATCGGCCTCGACACAGTGGAAATTCTTGGCGAAGACATGCACGCCGTCACGCGTCACATCGATGCGGAAGTTTACGTCGCGCAATTCGCGGGCGAGTTCGGCGATCTCTTCCGGCGTCGCGGAATAGGGGCGCTTGTCGTGCACTTGCAGCAGCGCGTCGCTGTAGCCTTTCGGCAAAGCGCGATCGGCGCGCGCCGCATACATCAGGCGCCGCGCCGCGTCGTGCTCCTGCAGCGTGCGGCGCGTGTGCGGGCTCACCTGCACGGTGAGAAGATGGCGGATATTCAGCTCCGAGCAGATGCCGAGCATGGCCGCCGTGACGCCGGCCGAATCGGCGTCGGTCAATTCGGTGAGATTGCCCGTGCCCATCATGATCTCGGCGTCGGGCTCGCGCGCGCGGATTTCGACGTAACGCGCGATCGAGGCTGCGAAGCCGAAGTGAATGGGATCGAGAATCGGATCGAGAATGAAGTCGATCCCGCGACGTCTTGCGATGCGCGCGGCGC contains:
- a CDS encoding DUF6513 domain-containing protein, coding for MSERLLFLTGHLAYPRLERMVAGFGEAAQGWRIHNIGVKVAALMTQEIIERRLPRPVEADRVIVPGRCRADLDALSKSFGVPFERGPEEVADLPAYLGRGGAKPDLSRHDMRIFAEIVDASKMSVAEVVAKARALRGAGADVIDLGCLPDTPFDHMEETIAALKSEGFKVSVDSASVAELTRAAQAGVDHLLSLDEETLSILPDNSPLAPILVPRPHGDLDSLQRAARIARRRGIDFILDPILDPIHFGFAASIARYVEIRAREPDAEIMMGTGNLTELTDADSAGVTAAMLGICSELNIRHLLTVQVSPHTRRTLQEHDAARRLMYAARADRALPKGYSDALLQVHDKRPYSATPEEIAELARELRDVNFRIDVTRDGVHVFAKNFHCVEADAMSLFPHLNVAQDGAHAFYLGAELMKAELAFKLGKRYRQDEPLDFGAAIDKDEEDAARFKEMGHTMRKAREEKGNASDS
- a CDS encoding DUF447 domain-containing protein, whose amino-acid sequence is MPLIHECVVTTLAAEGQPHVAPLGLIEEGGYWIAAPFRPSTTLSNLERNGKLTASFTDDARIFASLVTGVRNFPLTDVTGWPAPRLSAALAHAALEVERVEEDAMRPRFFCRVQHTESHRPFLGMNRARAAVLEAAILATRLDRLSREKIDSEIAYLKIAIDKTAGEDEREAWEMVMGKIAAHLEKAAAPSPTLPR